The following proteins are encoded in a genomic region of Triticum dicoccoides isolate Atlit2015 ecotype Zavitan chromosome 1B, WEW_v2.0, whole genome shotgun sequence:
- the LOC119349808 gene encoding putative disease resistance protein RGA3 isoform X2: protein MAALGGMLAAAILKVVGDQVGSLIGGQIALRMNLDKDLKKMKMALESVKAVLKVAERRSITDELTGLWLKRLKDFLYEVSDMIDEFEADTRAITQPSARKFSFKKYLAFMIPCLTIGPNITMANRMKNMRDDLKVITDQHKEFKLTDCTNANEPKVTDIRETSSTLETQIIGRTEERDIILASLSESMTNDITILPIYGIGGLGKTTLAKMVYNSSQFNEYSQVWVYVSQTFDLIKIGNSIISQLSEKDKESGYTGKQMIHNSLEKLLANKKVLIVLDDLWEDNISQLEELKDMLKAAESSKVVVIATTRSEGIAKKMSTIQPYKLAPLTDDMCWSIIKQKSAFESRGDKEQLEEIGKVIAMKCAGVALAAKSLGHMLQSMKYSQWESVRDSNIWTAPSLEDTSSTQVLASLKLSYSVLPSYLKLCFAYCAIFPKGHKILKDDLVHQWVSLGFSSWELGERYISQLLGLSFLDHFKSSSTFELHDEDVILLTMHDLVHDLARSVMEDEIIFVGNINNAEGSRYHYALLDDCSKPLGSDLSKIRALRFMDCDKYELHDAAFSSAKSLRVLDLSECAIYTLADCIGELKQLRYLNAPRVQDTKIPDSITKLSKLIYLNLRGSPTILALPESIGEIEGLMYLDLSSCSRIKKLPESFRRLQKLAHLDLSNCSSVEGISVFLESLTQLEYLNLSYCPNIGDIPEVLGGLSKLQYLNLSNSSYLECGKEAEFFGALTKLEYLNLSSWNCKLKKLPESLGGFSQLKYLNLSGWRDIKKLPRLFGSLKNLLHLDLSCCFMVDGVHEALVGLTSLQHLNLQGTQLSLLPDDLTKLRYLNLSGLRNIDAFSFLSSESLDSLINHICRINLSDLEHLDLSENYMVGIPESICSLTKLHTLDLSGCTELEKIPESICTFGSLKFLYLEDCCSLDEIPQLSSSAISLPHFVVRAGNDGSSSNLVLLKPTDPFKLEITELENVMSAGEAHSIKLMEKQSIRELKLEWTQGVDRFVDDKMLLKKLVPPSTLRVLEICGYNSVIFPGWVVGQLPNLDSLVLRDMANLEEWDTSYSTGEEKVLKGVEIHGCPMLRMKGPLPKAKEWEISCVGSTCKQR, encoded by the exons atggcggcgctcggCGGCATGCTTGCTGCTGCCATCCTCAAGGTGGTGGGTGACCAGGTTGGTTCTCTGATTGGAGGTCAGATCGCGCTACGGATGAATTTGGACAAGGACCTCAAGAAGATGAAGATGGCGCTGGAGTCTGTCAAGGCAGTGCTCAAGGTCGCGGAGAGGCGGTCCATCACCGACGAACTGACGGGTCTTTGGCTGAAGCGGCTCAAGGACTTCTTGTATGAGGTCTCTGACATGATTGATGAGTTCGAAGCAGACACACGAGCCATCACCCAGCCGTCTGCGCGCAAG TTCTCCTTCAAAAAATATTTGGCGTTCATGATCCCCTGTCTCACAATTGGCCCCAACATTACAATGGCCAATAGGATGAAGAACATGAGGGACGACCTGAAGGTCATAACAGATCAACACAAGGAATTCAAGTTAACAGACTGCACTAATGCCAATGAGCCAAAGGTGACTGATATACGGGAAACATCATCAACCCTGGAGACACAAATCATTGGGAGGACTGAGGAGAGAGATATAATATTGGCTTCTTTATCTGAGAGCATGACAAATGATATCACAATCCTTCCTATATATGGCATTGGAGGCCTTGGCAAGACAACCTTGGCAAAAATGGTTTACAATAGTTCCCAATTCAATGAATACTCTCAAGTGTGGGTTTACGTGTCTCAGACATTTGATTTGATCAAAATTGGGAACTCTATAATATCACAACTATCAGAGAAAGATAAAGAGAGTGGGTACACTGGAAAGCAGATGATCCATAATTCCCTTGAAAAGCTCCTTGCCAACAAGAAGGTTCTGATTGTTTTAGATGACCTGTGGGAAGACAACATATCTCAGTTGGAAGAACTGAAAGATATGTTAAAGGCTGCAGAGAGCAGTAAGGTGGTTGTTATAGCAACCACACGAAGTGAAGGTATTGCGAAGAAAATGTCTACCATCCAACCATACAAATTAGCACCATTGactgatgatatgtgttggtctATTATAAAGCAAAAGAGTGCATTTGAATCTAGAGGTGACAAAGAACAATTGGAAGAAATAGGGAAGGTCATTGCAATGAAGTGTGCGGGTGTGGCTTTAGCAGCTAAATCACTTGGGCACATGCTGCAATCTATGAAATATAGTCAATGGGAATCAGTGAGAGATAGTAATATCTGGACTGCACCTTCTTTGGAAGATACATCTTCTACACAAGTGCTTGCATCTCTGAAGTTGAGCTATAGTGTTTTGCCTTCGTATCTGAAGCTATGCTTTGCCTATTGTGCAATATTTCCAAAAGGTCACAAGATACTTAAAGATGATCTTGTTCATCAGTGGGTTTCTCTTGGTTTCTCTTCCTGGGAACTCGGCGAGAGATACATTAGTCagcttttgggcctttcttttcttGACCATTTCAAGTCATCATCG ACTTTTGAGCTACATGATGAAGATGTTATATTGTTGACCATGCATGACCTGGTGCATGATTTAGCAAGATCTGTCATGGAGGATGAAATTATTTTTGTTGGCAATATCAATAATGCTGAAGGAAGCCGCTACCACTATGCATTGCTAGATGATTGTAGCAAGCCACTGGGATCAGACTTATCCAAGATAAGAGCGTTGCGTTTTATGGATTGTGACAAATATGAACTTCATGATGCTGCATTTTCATCTGCCAAGTCTTTGCGTGTCTTGGACTTAAGTGAGTGCGCCATATATACGTTGGCAGATTGTATTGGTGAACTGAAGCAATTGAGATACCTTAATGCTCCAAGAGTCCAAGATACAAAGATTCCAGACAGTATCACCAAGCTCTCAAAATTGATTTACCTGAACCTTCGTGGATCTCCTACAATCTTAGCACTACCAGAGTCAATTGGAGAAATTGAGGGTCTAATGTATCTTGATTTGTCAAGTTGTTCCAGAATTAAAAAACTGCCAGAATCATTCAGGAGGCTACAAAAGTTGGCGCATTTGGATTTATCCAATTGCTCGTCTGTTGAAGGAATATCGGTGTTCTTGGAGAGCCTCACACAACTAGAGTATTTGAACTTGTCATACTGCCCAAATATCGGAGATATACCAGAAGTTCTGGGCGGCCTATCCAAACTGCAGTATTTAAACTTATCAAACAGCTCATATCTTGAATGTGGTAAAGAAGCAGAATTTTTTGGTGCCCTCACAAAACTAGAGTATTTGAACTTATCTTCATGGAATTGTAAACTCAAAAAGCTCCCTGAATCTTTGGGCGGATTCAGTCAACTCAAGTACTTAAACTTATCAGGTTGGCGAGATATAAAAAAATTGCCAAGATTATTCGGGAGTCTAAAGAATCTGCTCCATCTTGACTTATCATGTTGTTTTATGGTTGATGGTGTACATGAAGCTTTGGTCGGTCTTACCAGTCTGCAACATTTGAATTTACAAGGTACACAGCTCAGTTTGCTGCCAGATGATCTGACCAAGCTCCGGTATTTAAACCTATCTGGACTGAGAAACATAGATGCATTCAGTTTTCTCTCTAGCGAATCTTTGGACAGTCTCATCAACCATATATGCAGAATTAatctttcagatctagagcatttgGACTTGTCGGAAAATTATATGGTAGGAATACCTGAAAGTATTTGTAGCCTGACAAAACTGCACACATTGGACCTCTCGGGATGCACAGAGTTGGAGAAAATACCTGAAAGTATATGTACATTTGGTAGCTTGAAGTTTCTTTATTTAGAGGATTGTTGCAGTCTTGATGAAATACCTCAACTCAGTAGCAGTGCAATATCGTTACCACACTTTGTGGTGCGTGCTGGTAATGATGGATCTAGCAGCAATCTTGTCCTGCTAAAGCCCACAGATCCTTTTAAGCTGGAGATAACTGAACTTGAAAATGTGATGTCCGCAGGAGAGGCACATAGTATAAAATTAATGGAAAAGCAAAGCATTCGGGAGTTGAAACTGGAGTGGACTCAAGGTGTTGACAGATTTGTGGATGACAAAATGTTGCTGAAAAAACTAGTGCCTCCAAGCACATTGAGGGTGTTGGAGATATGTGGTTATAACAGTGTCATCTTTCCAGGCTGGGTAGTGGGCCAACTACCAAACCTGGACTCACTGGTTCTCAGAGATATGGCAAATCTGGAAGAGTGGGACACTTCATACTCCACCGGTGAGGAGAAGGTGTTAAAAGGAGTAGAAATACATGGTTGCCCCATGCTAAGGATGAAAGGGCCTCTGCCTAAAGCTAAAGAGTGGGAGATAAGTTGTGTTGGTAGTACTTGTAAGCAAAGGTAG